One genomic region from Nocardia vinacea encodes:
- a CDS encoding HAD-IC family P-type ATPase, with translation MSITVPHTAVTGLTAAEVEQRRRDGLTNDVPDRASRSVRDIVRANVFTRINAILGVLFILVLATGSIIDGMFGLLIIANSAVGIIQEVRAKRTLDQLAIVSQAKPTVRRDGQSHEVAPKEVVLDDLIELGPGDQIVVDGTVEESALLEVDESLLTGEADPVDKPIGASVMSGSYVVSGSGAYRATKVGRDAYAAKLSEEASKFTLVKSELRSGIDTILKVITYLLIPAGLLSIYNQLVSSKESWRPAVTGMVAALVPMVPEGLVLMTSVAFAVGVVRLGRRKCLVQELPAIEGLARVDVVCADKTGTLTENGMRLSDIKTLGTFDDAEVRQALAAMAADDPRPNASVQAIGEELTAKPNWQHTAVAPFSSAKKWSGFSYGEHGDWLLGAPDVLLDPSSEDARVAEELGSSGLRILLLARSDRPVDAADAPGVVDPAALVVLEQKVRPDARETLDYFASQQVSIKVISGDNAVSVGAVASSLDLRGGDHAVDARELPEDHAALADVLERETTFGRVRPDQKRAMVGALQSRGHTVAMTGDGVNDVLALKDSDIGVAMGSGSPATRAVAQIVLLDNKFATLPYVVGEGRRVIGNIERVSNLFLTKTVYSVLLAFLVGLAGVGSQIFDYEPIGYPFLPRHVTIAAWFTIGIPAFILSLAPNNERARSGFVSRVMRLAIPSGVVIGVATFVAYLIAYAGPHATPEQKEQAGTTALITLIMIAVWVLAIVARPYVWWKVVLVGASILAYVLLFTIPFTRHFFKLDPSNIELTTAAFICGGVGIVLVEAAWWIAAAVQGEKHTLLPSSPGGGA, from the coding sequence ATGTCGATTACCGTGCCCCATACGGCCGTCACCGGGCTGACCGCGGCGGAGGTCGAGCAACGTCGCCGCGACGGGCTGACCAATGACGTGCCGGATCGGGCGAGCCGATCCGTACGCGACATCGTCCGCGCCAATGTCTTCACCCGGATCAATGCCATCCTCGGTGTGCTGTTCATCCTGGTGCTGGCGACCGGCTCGATCATCGACGGCATGTTCGGCCTGCTGATCATCGCCAATAGCGCGGTCGGCATCATCCAGGAGGTCCGCGCCAAGCGCACCCTCGACCAGTTGGCCATTGTCAGCCAGGCCAAGCCGACCGTGCGCCGCGACGGACAGTCGCACGAGGTGGCGCCGAAGGAGGTCGTCCTCGACGATCTGATCGAGCTCGGCCCCGGCGACCAGATCGTGGTCGACGGCACGGTCGAGGAGTCCGCACTGCTCGAGGTCGACGAATCGCTGCTCACCGGCGAAGCCGATCCGGTGGACAAGCCGATCGGCGCGTCGGTGATGTCGGGCAGCTACGTCGTCTCCGGTTCCGGCGCCTACCGTGCGACGAAGGTCGGCCGGGATGCCTACGCCGCCAAGCTGTCCGAAGAGGCGAGCAAGTTCACGCTGGTCAAGTCCGAATTGCGCAGCGGTATCGACACCATCCTCAAGGTCATCACCTATCTGTTGATCCCGGCGGGTCTGCTGAGCATCTACAACCAGCTGGTCTCCAGTAAGGAGTCCTGGCGGCCCGCGGTCACCGGTATGGTCGCGGCCCTGGTGCCGATGGTGCCCGAGGGCCTGGTGCTGATGACCTCGGTCGCCTTCGCGGTCGGTGTGGTGCGACTCGGCAGGCGCAAATGTCTGGTGCAGGAGTTGCCCGCCATCGAGGGCCTGGCCCGCGTCGATGTGGTGTGCGCGGATAAGACCGGCACGCTCACCGAGAACGGGATGCGCCTGTCGGATATCAAGACGCTCGGCACGTTCGACGATGCCGAGGTACGACAGGCCTTGGCCGCCATGGCCGCCGACGATCCGCGCCCGAATGCGAGCGTGCAGGCCATCGGTGAAGAGCTCACCGCCAAACCGAATTGGCAGCACACCGCGGTCGCGCCGTTCTCCTCGGCGAAGAAATGGAGCGGGTTCTCCTACGGCGAGCACGGCGACTGGCTGCTCGGCGCACCCGATGTGCTGCTCGACCCGAGTTCCGAAGATGCCCGTGTCGCAGAGGAACTCGGGTCCTCGGGCCTGCGCATTCTGCTGCTGGCGCGCAGCGACCGTCCGGTCGATGCCGCCGACGCACCGGGCGTCGTCGACCCCGCGGCCCTGGTCGTACTCGAGCAGAAGGTGCGCCCCGATGCCCGCGAAACCCTCGATTACTTTGCCAGCCAGCAGGTTTCGATCAAGGTGATCTCCGGCGACAATGCCGTGTCGGTCGGTGCGGTCGCCTCCTCGCTCGATCTGCGCGGCGGCGATCACGCGGTCGACGCCCGCGAATTGCCCGAGGATCATGCCGCACTCGCCGACGTGCTCGAACGTGAGACCACTTTCGGCCGGGTGCGCCCCGATCAGAAGCGAGCCATGGTGGGCGCCTTGCAATCTCGCGGGCACACCGTCGCTATGACCGGTGACGGTGTGAACGATGTACTGGCGCTGAAGGATTCCGATATCGGTGTGGCCATGGGTTCGGGCAGTCCGGCCACCCGCGCGGTCGCCCAGATCGTGTTGTTGGACAACAAGTTCGCCACACTGCCGTATGTGGTCGGCGAGGGCCGCCGGGTGATCGGCAATATCGAGCGGGTCTCGAATCTGTTCCTCACCAAGACCGTGTACTCGGTGCTGCTCGCCTTCCTGGTCGGCCTCGCCGGTGTCGGCTCGCAGATCTTCGACTACGAACCGATCGGATATCCGTTCCTGCCAAGGCATGTCACGATCGCGGCCTGGTTCACCATCGGCATTCCGGCCTTCATCCTCTCGCTGGCTCCGAACAATGAACGCGCCCGCTCCGGATTCGTATCGCGCGTTATGCGTTTGGCGATTCCGTCCGGTGTGGTGATCGGCGTCGCCACCTTCGTCGCGTATCTGATCGCCTATGCCGGACCGCATGCCACCCCCGAGCAGAAGGAGCAGGCGGGCACCACCGCGCTCATCACCCTGATCATGATCGCGGTGTGGGTCCTGGCCATCGTGGCCCGGCCGTACGTGTGGTGGAAGGTGGTACTCGTCGGCGCATCGATCCTCGCCTATGTGCTGTTGTTCACAATCCCGTTCACCAGGCATTTCTTCAAACTCGACCCCTCGAATATCGAGCTCACCACCGCGGCGTTCATCTGCGGCGGCGTCGGCATCGTGCTTGTCGAGGCCGCCTGGTGGATCGCCGCCGCAGTTCAGGGCGAGAAGCACACGCTACTCCCGAGCTCACCGGGCGGGGGCGCCTGA
- a CDS encoding ADP-ribosylglycohydrolase family protein, giving the protein MLDDAQLDRAAGVLLGTAAGDALGAGYEFTWPGPQVAIEMIGGGPCRWAPGQWTDDTSMAIAIALAADKGPGIDLDEVAAGFVQWFDSDPPDIGIQTRAVLSVRPRSAREMQVQAMSLHGKTGGNGSLMRTAPVALAYLGEADQCVRMAGAIGALTHHDQQAIEACKIWTYAIRHAVLTGTFDGVREFVDASPSAAYWTHLLDQAEAGGPQDFSNNGWVVHALQTAWWAITTADASDSDHLPRALELCVRAGGDTDTTAAIAGGLLGARWGATAIPHHWRQLLHGYPGFTAADLTPLATRIATNSSNR; this is encoded by the coding sequence ATGCTGGACGATGCGCAACTGGATCGAGCGGCGGGTGTGCTGCTCGGCACCGCGGCGGGCGATGCGCTCGGGGCAGGCTACGAATTCACGTGGCCGGGACCGCAAGTCGCGATCGAGATGATCGGTGGCGGGCCGTGCCGGTGGGCACCGGGACAATGGACCGATGACACATCGATGGCGATCGCCATCGCACTGGCGGCCGATAAGGGGCCCGGCATCGATCTCGACGAGGTGGCAGCCGGATTCGTCCAGTGGTTCGATTCCGATCCACCTGATATCGGCATCCAGACCCGCGCCGTGCTCTCGGTGCGCCCGCGCTCGGCCCGGGAGATGCAGGTGCAGGCAATGTCCTTGCACGGCAAGACCGGCGGCAACGGTTCGCTGATGCGCACCGCCCCCGTTGCCCTCGCCTATCTCGGCGAAGCGGACCAATGCGTCCGCATGGCCGGTGCGATCGGCGCGCTCACCCATCACGACCAGCAGGCGATCGAGGCCTGCAAGATCTGGACCTACGCCATCCGGCACGCCGTGCTCACCGGAACCTTCGACGGTGTCCGCGAGTTCGTCGACGCCTCGCCGAGCGCCGCCTACTGGACCCACCTGCTCGACCAGGCCGAAGCCGGTGGTCCGCAAGACTTTTCGAATAACGGCTGGGTCGTGCACGCCCTCCAGACCGCCTGGTGGGCCATCACCACCGCCGACGCCTCCGATTCGGACCACCTCCCGCGCGCACTCGAACTCTGTGTCCGCGCGGGCGGCGACACCGACACCACCGCCGCCATCGCGGGCGGCCTCCTCGGCGCCCGCTGGGGCGCCACCGCCATCCCGCACCACTGGCGTCAACTCCTGCACGGCTACCCGGGCTTCACCGCCGCCGACCTGACCCCCTTGGCCACCCGCATAGCGACCAACAGCAGCAACCGCTAG
- a CDS encoding arabinosyltransferase domain-containing protein, with the protein MVWAGQPSVEESELGTAQSKTRRGWAGPVALIAGLLGALFAVAVPLLPVRVDAATLTWPQVVSARSIEAPLISYAPLTFDATLPCTAINQLSAKGGTLAATGPDGAPDLERYGFVARVRAGADTPARLDVVLRNQALLSVPVAELVSGCELTVHADNASATATLVGFEAPGFPVVLNGDYRPQMVGIFSDLAAADGARVTAELDTRFSSTPTPVKRAAIWLAVLCTIVALVALYRLDRLDGRRVRRFLPQRWWTFTLLDAVVLGTMVVWYLIGSTTSDDGYQFGMARASGVAGYMANYFAYFGVPENPVGTPYYDLIRIMTEISTASPWVRLPALCCGVLMWLLLSREVATRLGVTVRRNRVAMWTGALGFLTIWLAYDNGLRPEPPVALGLLLTWCLVERAIATRRLLPAGFAILVAAFACTAGPSGVICIAALLAGLRPVARIVMDRTGTRGSLRARVVGYAVLLAPLLAAGIVALAIMFADQPLAAMFEMKRIHHIVGPDVEWFNDYLRYQYLFQGETDGSVGRRIGVLAMFAGLIVCVIVLLRKGGRIPLLAAGPTRRILGVTVGALLLIMVTPTKWTHHFGVYAGVAGAVAMVTAMAVAPRVLRAPRYRALFAAVVAFLLALVFSGPNKWWYVSSYGIPWWDKPPVIAGIELNKLFLLAAAALLAVAAWWHVRAPEPGTPHRVSRLAWRVSVLPPLTIALALLVVWDVGSFAKAAVAQGPAFSLARSNIEALTGKTAGLAGHVLVETDPNAGMLRPLTGDAVSTLSGTGTGFTGAGVAADLRPDDDSSPTGSIADALSSKSASENTAGTATAALPFGLNPATTPVLGSYGSGDAGPADLTTGWYRLPEPGDRNGIIALTAAGRIRSVDADGIVTPGQTLEIEYGATDSETTAQPTGKVAPIDIGPAPSWRNLRVPFSEIPAGADVIRIVAVDRDRNPKQWLAVTPPRVPQTRTLNDVVGSQVPVLTDWMVGLQFPNQRPYDHRDNIAEVPAYRILPDRPGAEITTLWQSHDGGGPLGWSNMLLRPRTLATYLDQDWRRDWGELQQLVRIDPKADPAKPEITQQDHSGLWTPGHINTSY; encoded by the coding sequence ATGGTGTGGGCGGGGCAGCCGTCCGTCGAGGAATCCGAACTCGGGACGGCACAATCGAAGACGCGGAGGGGTTGGGCCGGGCCGGTCGCGCTGATCGCGGGTCTGCTGGGCGCACTGTTCGCGGTGGCAGTGCCACTGCTGCCGGTGCGGGTGGACGCGGCGACGCTGACCTGGCCGCAGGTGGTTTCGGCGCGCAGCATCGAGGCGCCGCTGATCTCCTATGCGCCATTGACTTTCGACGCCACCCTGCCGTGCACGGCGATCAACCAGCTCAGCGCCAAGGGCGGCACCCTCGCGGCGACCGGACCCGATGGCGCGCCGGACCTCGAACGCTACGGATTCGTCGCCCGCGTGCGCGCCGGGGCCGACACTCCGGCGCGGCTGGATGTCGTGCTGCGCAATCAGGCATTGCTCAGCGTGCCGGTGGCCGAACTGGTTTCGGGCTGTGAACTCACCGTGCACGCCGACAACGCCAGTGCGACCGCCACCCTGGTCGGATTCGAAGCGCCCGGATTCCCGGTGGTGCTCAATGGCGACTACCGGCCGCAGATGGTGGGCATCTTCAGTGATCTGGCCGCGGCCGACGGTGCGCGCGTCACCGCCGAACTCGACACCAGGTTCTCCTCGACGCCCACTCCGGTGAAGCGCGCGGCGATCTGGCTCGCGGTGCTGTGCACGATTGTGGCGCTGGTCGCGCTGTATCGGCTCGATCGGCTGGACGGTCGGCGGGTGCGTCGCTTCCTGCCGCAGCGCTGGTGGACGTTCACGCTGCTCGATGCGGTGGTGCTGGGCACCATGGTGGTCTGGTACCTCATCGGGTCCACCACCTCCGATGACGGCTATCAGTTCGGTATGGCCCGTGCGTCGGGTGTCGCGGGCTACATGGCCAACTACTTCGCCTACTTCGGGGTGCCCGAAAATCCGGTCGGCACACCGTATTACGACCTGATTCGGATCATGACGGAGATCAGCACCGCCAGTCCGTGGGTGCGGCTGCCCGCGCTGTGCTGCGGTGTGCTGATGTGGCTGCTGCTGAGCCGCGAGGTGGCGACCCGGCTCGGGGTCACGGTGCGACGCAACCGCGTCGCGATGTGGACCGGTGCGCTCGGCTTCCTGACTATCTGGCTGGCCTATGACAACGGGCTGCGTCCGGAACCGCCGGTCGCGCTGGGGCTGCTGCTCACCTGGTGCCTGGTCGAACGTGCCATTGCCACGCGGCGTTTGTTGCCCGCCGGATTCGCGATCCTGGTCGCGGCCTTCGCCTGTACGGCCGGGCCGTCGGGTGTGATCTGTATCGCGGCGCTGCTGGCGGGCTTGCGGCCGGTCGCGCGAATCGTCATGGACCGCACCGGGACTCGGGGATCATTGCGTGCCCGGGTGGTGGGCTATGCGGTGCTGCTCGCCCCGCTGCTGGCCGCGGGCATCGTGGCGCTGGCGATCATGTTCGCCGATCAGCCGTTGGCGGCGATGTTCGAGATGAAGCGGATTCACCACATCGTCGGCCCGGATGTCGAGTGGTTCAACGACTATCTGCGCTATCAGTACCTCTTCCAAGGCGAGACCGACGGCTCGGTCGGCCGCCGGATCGGTGTGCTCGCGATGTTCGCGGGGCTCATCGTGTGTGTCATCGTCCTGCTGCGCAAGGGCGGTCGGATTCCGCTGCTGGCTGCGGGACCGACCCGGCGCATTCTCGGTGTCACCGTCGGCGCGCTACTGCTGATCATGGTCACGCCGACCAAGTGGACCCATCACTTCGGTGTGTACGCGGGCGTGGCCGGTGCCGTCGCCATGGTGACCGCGATGGCCGTCGCGCCAAGGGTTTTGCGGGCGCCGCGCTATCGTGCGCTGTTCGCCGCGGTGGTGGCGTTCCTGCTCGCGCTGGTGTTCTCCGGGCCCAACAAGTGGTGGTACGTCTCGTCTTACGGCATTCCGTGGTGGGATAAGCCGCCGGTGATCGCCGGTATCGAGCTCAACAAACTGTTCCTGCTCGCTGCCGCCGCACTGCTTGCCGTGGCCGCGTGGTGGCATGTGCGGGCACCGGAACCCGGTACCCCGCATCGGGTTTCGCGTCTCGCGTGGCGGGTGTCGGTGCTGCCCCCGCTGACCATCGCGCTGGCCCTGCTCGTGGTCTGGGATGTCGGCTCCTTCGCCAAGGCGGCTGTGGCCCAGGGCCCTGCGTTCTCGCTGGCGCGCTCGAACATCGAGGCGCTGACCGGGAAGACGGCGGGTCTGGCCGGTCATGTGCTGGTGGAGACCGATCCGAATGCGGGCATGCTGCGCCCGCTGACCGGCGATGCGGTGAGCACGCTGTCGGGTACCGGCACCGGATTCACCGGGGCGGGCGTGGCCGCCGATCTGCGTCCCGACGACGATTCGAGTCCGACCGGCAGTATCGCCGACGCGTTGAGCAGTAAGTCCGCCTCGGAGAACACCGCCGGAACCGCCACCGCCGCACTGCCTTTCGGACTGAACCCGGCGACCACGCCGGTACTCGGCAGCTACGGCTCCGGTGACGCGGGCCCCGCCGATCTGACCACGGGTTGGTACCGGCTTCCGGAACCCGGTGACCGCAATGGCATTATCGCGCTGACCGCGGCGGGCCGGATCCGCTCGGTGGACGCCGACGGCATCGTCACGCCGGGCCAGACCCTCGAAATCGAATACGGCGCAACCGATTCCGAGACCACCGCGCAGCCCACGGGCAAGGTCGCCCCGATCGATATCGGACCGGCGCCGTCCTGGCGCAACCTGCGCGTACCGTTCAGCGAAATCCCCGCTGGCGCAGACGTTATCCGCATCGTCGCCGTCGACCGCGACCGCAATCCCAAGCAATGGCTGGCCGTAACCCCGCCGCGGGTGCCCCAGACCAGAACGCTGAACGATGTTGTCGGCTCACAGGTCCCGGTTCTCACCGACTGGATGGTGGGCCTGCAATTCCCCAACCAGCGCCCCTACGACCACCGCGACAATATCGCCGAGGTCCCGGCGTACCGCATCCTTCCGGACCGTCCGGGTGCCGAGATCACTACCCTCTGGCAGAGCCACGACGGCGGCGGCCCGCTCGGCTGGTCCAATATGCTCCTGCGTCCCCGCACCCTGGCCACCTACCTGGACCAGGACTGGCGGCGAGACTGGGGCGAACTCCAACAACTGGTCCGCATCGATCCCAAGGCCGACCCTGCGAAACCCGAAATCACCCAGCAGGACCACTCCGGCCTCTGGACGCCGGGCCACATCAATACGTCGTACTAG
- a CDS encoding PhzF family phenazine biosynthesis protein, producing the protein MEVLLHQIDAFADAPFSGNPAAVMPLSTWLPDELLQHLAEENNLAETAFYTSQLPVAAGGPPGEWPAVHLRWFTPTREVDMCGHATMATAVQILEDIHPGEDRVSFFTRSGWLHVDRTDDDEYVLDLPALESKEVAPDPALVDALGVRAVRAYTGFDEVIVVGSEREVREARPNFAAFPPLAFDAVITAPGDTVDFVSRVFGPDLGVVEDPVTGSAHAQLVPLWSREFGRAELSARQLSRRGGRLRCELAGDRVLLIGRCRRYLDGVVALPDDGY; encoded by the coding sequence ATGGAGGTATTGCTGCATCAGATCGACGCGTTCGCCGACGCACCGTTCTCGGGCAACCCGGCCGCGGTCATGCCGCTGTCGACATGGTTGCCGGACGAGCTGTTGCAACATCTGGCCGAGGAGAACAACCTCGCCGAGACCGCCTTCTACACGTCGCAATTACCCGTCGCGGCGGGCGGTCCACCCGGGGAGTGGCCTGCTGTCCACCTGCGCTGGTTCACCCCGACCCGGGAGGTCGATATGTGCGGCCACGCGACCATGGCGACGGCCGTGCAGATTCTCGAGGACATCCATCCCGGCGAGGACCGGGTGAGCTTCTTCACGCGCAGCGGCTGGCTACACGTCGACCGCACCGATGACGACGAATACGTACTCGACCTACCCGCGCTGGAATCCAAGGAGGTCGCGCCCGATCCCGCGCTGGTCGATGCACTCGGCGTCCGTGCGGTGCGTGCCTACACCGGATTCGACGAGGTTATCGTGGTGGGTTCCGAACGTGAAGTGCGCGAGGCGCGGCCGAATTTCGCGGCCTTCCCGCCGCTGGCATTCGACGCGGTGATCACCGCACCCGGCGATACCGTCGATTTCGTCTCCCGGGTCTTCGGTCCGGATCTCGGCGTGGTCGAGGATCCGGTCACGGGATCGGCGCACGCACAGCTGGTTCCGCTGTGGAGCCGCGAATTCGGCCGCGCCGAACTCAGCGCCCGTCAGCTGTCCCGGCGCGGCGGCAGGCTGCGCTGTGAACTCGCGGGCGACCGGGTACTGCTCATCGGCCGCTGCCGCCGGTACCTGGATGGCGTTGTGGCACTGCCGGATGACGGTTACTGA
- the rarD gene encoding EamA family transporter RarD codes for MTARLPRTTVGRVQRSRAVPGVVFGTGAFLIWGLFPAYFGLLAFANPAEVVAQRILWTLVLVLVVLAITGQLGGLRGIAPRTWRMAAVAIAALSINWGVYVYGVTSGHVVECALGYFINPLVTVAFGVLIFRERLARAQWAALGLGAAAVAVLTLDYGRPPLIALALACSFATYGLVKKVIPLDALHGIAAEGLVAAPFALVFVIVFALTGHSEFASGIAHSGLMISTGPVTLLPLLLFAVAAQRVPLSTMGLLQYLTPALQMAWGVAVAHEPMPASRWAGFALIWAALAIFTADALVRGRRRARTTQPEPASSTDRH; via the coding sequence ATGACCGCCAGGCTACCGAGAACTACCGTCGGTAGGGTGCAGCGAAGCAGGGCGGTCCCGGGTGTTGTGTTCGGTACAGGCGCATTTCTGATCTGGGGGCTGTTTCCGGCGTACTTCGGGTTGCTGGCCTTCGCCAACCCGGCCGAAGTGGTGGCACAGCGGATTCTGTGGACGTTGGTGCTGGTGCTGGTCGTGCTGGCGATAACCGGGCAGCTCGGTGGGCTGCGCGGAATCGCACCGCGGACCTGGCGGATGGCGGCAGTGGCCATCGCGGCGCTATCGATCAACTGGGGCGTGTACGTCTACGGCGTCACCTCCGGGCATGTGGTGGAGTGTGCGCTGGGGTACTTCATCAATCCGCTGGTAACAGTGGCGTTCGGCGTGCTGATCTTCCGTGAGCGGTTGGCCAGGGCGCAGTGGGCGGCGCTCGGGCTGGGTGCGGCGGCGGTCGCCGTGCTCACCCTCGACTACGGCAGACCGCCACTCATCGCGCTCGCGCTGGCCTGCTCATTCGCCACCTATGGGCTGGTGAAGAAGGTGATTCCGCTCGACGCGCTGCACGGGATCGCGGCCGAGGGGCTGGTCGCCGCACCGTTCGCGCTGGTCTTCGTGATCGTATTCGCGTTGACCGGACACAGTGAATTCGCCAGTGGCATCGCACATTCCGGATTGATGATCTCGACCGGCCCGGTCACCCTGCTGCCACTGCTGCTGTTCGCCGTTGCCGCGCAACGGGTTCCGCTCTCGACCATGGGACTGCTGCAGTACCTCACGCCCGCGCTGCAGATGGCCTGGGGCGTGGCCGTCGCGCATGAGCCGATGCCCGCGTCGCGGTGGGCCGGTTTCGCGCTCATCTGGGCGGCGCTGGCGATTTTCACCGCCGACGCGCTGGTGCGCGGCCGGCGGCGGGCCAGGACCACGCAGCCCGAACCGGCCAGTTCAACAGATCGTCACTGA